In a single window of the Tetrapisispora phaffii CBS 4417 chromosome 11, complete genome genome:
- the TPHA0K01270 gene encoding 1,3-beta-glucan synthase (similar to Saccharomyces cerevisiae GSC2 (YGR032W) and FKS1 (YLR342W); ancestral locus Anc_4.173), whose protein sequence is MSGTGGDPNHYQGQSYDDYGQPIYGSDPNQQQAQQGYGQQTVADGYYDQNMQADQFMNGQVPQGDEYYQNDPHMNGYYDQPNYGNANGNVDGENFSDFSSYGPPGTPGYDDYGNNMGQYTPSQVSYGDPNATGTSTPIYGEGYDPNYVAMTLPNDPYPAWTADSQSPVTIEQIEDVFIDLTNRFGFQRDSMRNMFDHFMTLLDSRASRMSPDQALLSLHADYIGGENANYKKWYFAAQLDLDDEVGFRNMNVAKISKKKRLFKRKKKEQLEEANIEDPEEMLNKLEGDNSLEANDFRWKARMNSLTPIEKVRQIALYLLCWGEANQVRFTPELLCFIYKCALDYLDSPICQQRTEPMPEGDYLNRIITPLYRYLRDQVYEIVDGRFFKREKDHNEIVGYDDVNQLFWYPEGIARIAFEDSTKLIDLPVEERYLRLGDVIWTDAFMKTFKETRTWLHLVTNFNRIWIIHATVFWMYAAYAAPTFYTHNYQQLVNNQPLAAYKWAASALGGTLASFIQLCAVICEWTFIPKNWAGSQRLSPRFWFLCIIFGINLGPIIFVFAYDKIDVYSTAAHAVAAVMFFIAVGTLLFFSIMPLGNLFSNYRKKDARRYVASQTFTASFAPLHGIDMWLSYLVWVTVFAAKFSESYYFLILSLRDPIRILSTTTMRCTGEYWWGDVLCKQQTKIVLGLMIATDFLLFFLDTYLWYILVNVIFSVGKSFYMGISILTPWRNIFTRLPKRIYSKILATTDMEIKYKPKVLISQVWNAVVISMYREHLLAIDHVQKLLYHQVPSEIEGKRTLRAPTFFVSQDDNNFETEFFPRDSEAERRISFFAQSLATPIPEPLPVDNMPTFTVLTPHYAERILLSLREIIREDDQFSRVTLLEYLKQLHPVEWDCFVKDTKILAEETAAFDGDVDDPNKEDALKSQIDDLPFYCIGFKSAAPEYTLRTRIWASLRSQTLYRTVSGMMNYSRAIKLLYRVENPEIVQMFGGNAEGLERELEKMSRRKFKYLVSMQRLAKFKPHELENAEFLLRAYPDLQIAYLDEEPPMNEGDEPRIFSALIDGHCEILENGRRRPKFRVQLSGNPILGDGKSDNQNHALIFYRGEYIQLIDANQDNYLEECLKIRSVLAEFEELDVEQVNPYSPGLSYQDQVAKHPVAIVGAREYIFSENSGVLGDIAAGKEQTFGTLFARTLSQIGGKLHYGHPDFINATFMTTRGGLSKAQKGLHLNEDIYAGMNALLRGGRIKHCEYYQCGKGRDLGFGTILNFTTKIGAGMGEQMLSREYYYLGTQLPIDRFLSFYYAHPGFHLNNLFIQLSLQMFMLTLVNLNSLAHESIICIYDRNKPITDILYPIGCYNLSPVVDWVRRYTLSIFIVFWIAFVPIVIQELIERGVWKATVRFCRHLLSWAPVFEVFAGQVYSSAIFTDLTVGGARYISTGRGFATARIPFSILYSRFAGSAIYLGARSLFMLLFSTIAHWQAPLLWFWASLSALMWAPFVFNPHQFAWEDFFLDYRDFIRWLSRGNNQYHRNSWIGYVRMSRSRVTGFKRKLVGDESEKAAGDAHRAHRTNLIAGEIIPSAIYCAGCFIAFTFINAQTGVKTTDDDRVNSVVRIIICTLAPIAVNLGVLSFCLGMLCCSGPLFGMCCKKTGSSMAGFAHGVAVVIHLIMFIVMWVFEGFHFTRGLLGTITCIQIQRLIFMCMSTFLLTREFKNDHSNTAFWTGKWYGSGMGYSAWTQPSRELCAKVIEMSEFAADFVLGHILLFCQAPLLLIPRIDSFHSMMLFWLKPSRQIRPPIYSLKQARLRKRMVKKYISLFVAVLVLFLVVIIAPAVASNYVADDVASSLTGAFHNLLQPRNVSNNDTGYQMSTYLSHYYTHTPSLRTWSTIK, encoded by the coding sequence ATGTCCGGCACTGGTGGTGATCCAAATCATTACCAAGGGCAGAGCTATGACGACTACGGACAGCCCATTTACGGCTCCGATCCCAACCAACAGCAGGCCCAGCAAGGGTACGGTCAGCAGACCGTCGCCGATGGCTACTACGATCAGAACATGCAGGCGGACCAGTTCATGAACGGCCAGGTGCCTCAGGGCGACGAGTACTACCAGAATGATCCCCACATGAACGGCTACTACGACCAGCCTAACTACGGGAACGCCAATGGCAACGTGGACGGCGAGAATTTCTCCGACTTCAGCTCGTACGGGCCTCCAGGCACGCCCGGCTACGACGACTACGGAAACAACATGGGCCAGTACACTCCTTCCCAGGTCAGTTACGGCGACCCTAACGCGACGGGAACGTCCACCCCGATCTACGGGGAAGGCTACGACCCAAACTACGTCGCTATGACTTTGCCGAACGATCCGTACCCGGCTTGGACGGCAGACAGCCAGTCTCCGGTGACCATCGAGCAGATTGAAGACGTCTTCATCGATCTGACTAACAGGTTTGGTTTCCAGAGAGATTCGATGAGAAACATGTTCGATCATTTCATGACGCTGTTGGACTCCAGAGCCTCGAGAATGTCTCCAGATCAGGCCTTGTTGTCGTTGCATGCGGATTATATCGGCGGTGAGAACGccaattataaaaaatggtATTTTGCAGCCCAGCTAGACCTTGACGATGAGGTCGGTTTCAGAAACATGAACGTCGCGAAGATCTCCAAGAAGAAGAGGTTGTTcaagagaaaaaaaaagGAACAACTGGAAGAAGCGAATATTGAGGATCCGGAAGAAATGCTAAATAAACTAGAAGGCGATAACTCATTGGAGGCAAACGATTTCAGATGGAAGGCTAGGATGAACAGTTTGACACCAATAGAAAAAGTTCGTCAAATCGCTCTATATCTTCTGTGTTGGGGTGAGGCTAATCAAGTAAGATTCACTCCAGAATTACtatgttttatttacaagTGTGCATTGGACTACTTGGACTCTCCTATCTGCCAACAAAGAACGGAACCAATGCCAGAAGGTGACTATTTGAATAGAATCATCACTCCATTGTACAGATACTTAAGAGACCAAGTTTATGAGATCGTAGACGGTAGATTTTTTAAACGTGAAAAGGATCATAATGAGATTGTCGGTTACGATGATGTCAATCAATTATTCTGGTACCCTGAAGGTATCGCTAGAATTGCTTTCGAAGATTCTACGAAACTGATTGATTTGCCTGTTGAAGAACGTTATTTACGTTTGGGTGACGTCATTTGGACTGACGCTTTCATGAAAACTTTCAAAGAAACAAGAACTTGGTTACATCTGGTGACAAATTTCAACCGTATCTGGATCATACACGCCACAGTCTTTTGGATGTACGCTGCTTACGCTGCTCCAACATTCTATACTCACAATTATCAACAACTAGTGAACAATCAACCTTTAGCAGCCTACAAATGGGCTGCTAGTGCTTTAGGTGGTACATTAGCAAGTTTCATTCAATTATGTGCCGTTATTTGTGAATGGACTTTTATTCCAAAAAATTGGGCAGGATCTCAACGTCTATCGCCTCGTTTCTGGTTTTTATGCATAATCTTCGGTATTAATTTAGGCCCTATCATTTTCGTTTTCGCTTATGATAAGATCGATGTTTACTCTACTGCTGCTCACGCCGTCGCTGCTGTTATGTTTTTCATCGCTGTTGGTACCTTGTTATTCTTCTCAATCATGCCATTAGGTAATTTGTTCAGTAATTATAGAAAGAAAGATGCAAGACGTTACGTTGCCTCCCAAACTTTTACTGCTTCATTCGCTCCATTGCATGGTATCGACATGTGGTTATCTTACCTTGTTTGGGTTACTGTTTTTGCTGCTAAATTCTCGGAATCTTACTACTTCTTAATTCTATCTCTAAGAGATCCAATTAGAATTTTATCCACAACTACAATGAGATGTACTGGTGAGTATTGGTGGGGTGATGTTTTGTGTAAACAACAAACAAAGATTGTTTTAGGTTTAATGATCGCCACTGATTTCTTACTGTTCTTCTTAGATACCTATTTATGGTACATTTTAGTCAATGTTATTTTCTCCGTTGGTAAGTCCTTCTACATGGGTATCTCTATCTTGACTCCATGgagaaatattttcacaAGATTACCAAAAAGAATTTACTCTAAGATCTTAGCCACTACTGACATGGAAATCAAGTATAAGCCAAAGGTTTTAATTTCTCAAGTGTGGAATGCTGTTGTCATATCTATGTACAGAGAACATTTGTTAGCTATCGACCACGTTCAAAAGTTATTGTACCATCAAGTTCCGTCCGAAATTGAAGGTAAGAGAACTTTAAGAGCTCCAACTTTCTTCGTCTCACAAGATGATAACAATTTTGAGACTGAATTCTTTCCAAGAGATTCTGAAGCTGAACGTCgtatttctttctttgcTCAATCATTAGCTACTCCTATTCCTGAGCCATTACCTGTTGATAACATGCCAACTTTTACTGTCTTAACTCCTCACTATGCTGAAAGAATTTTACTATCTTTAAGAGAAATTATTCGTGAAGATGATCAATTCTCTAGAGTTACTTTGTTGGAATATCTAAAACAATTGCATCCAGTTGAATGGGATTGTTTTGTTAAGGATACCAAAATTTTAGCTGAAGAAACTGCTGCTTTCGACGGTGATGTTGATGATCCAAATAAGGAAGATGCCCTAAAATCTCAAATCGATGATTTACCATTTTATTGTATTGGTTTCAAGTCTGCTGCTCCAGAATATACTTTACGTACCCGTATTTGGGCTTCTCTAAGATCCCAAACATTATACAGAACTGTGTCTGGTATGATGAATTATTCAAGAGCTATCAAATTATTGTACCGTGTTGAAAATCCTGAAATTGTTCAAATGTTTGGTGGTAACGCTGAAGGTTTAGAAAGAGAGTTAGAAAAGATGTCCAGAAGAAAATTCAAGTACTTAGTTTCAATGCAAAGATTAGCCAAGTTTAAACCACATGAATTGGAAAATGCTGAATTTTTGTTAAGAGCTTATCCTGACTTACAAATTGCCTACTTGGATGAAGAACCTCCAATGAACGAAGGTGATGAACCAAGAATTTTCTCTGCTTTAATTGATGGTCACTGTGAAATACTAGAAAATGGTCGTAGACGTCCTAAATTTAGAGTCCAATTATCTGGTAATCCAATTTTAGGTGATGGTAAATCTGATAACCAAAATCATGCTTTGATTTTCTACAGAGGTGAATACATCCAATTGATTGATGCTAATCAAGATAATTATTTAGAAGAATGTTTGAAGATTAGATCTGTTTTAGctgaatttgaagaattagatgTCGAACAAGTTAACCCTTATAGCCCAGGTTTAAGTTACCAAGATCAAGTAGCCAAACATCCTGTTGCTATTGTTGGTGCTAGAGAATACATTTTCTCGGAAAACTCTGGTGTTTTAGGTGATATTGCTGCCGGTAAAGAACAAACTTTTGGTACATTATTTGCCCGTACTTTGTCGCAAATTGGTGGTAAGTTACATTATGGTCATCCGGATTTCATTAATGCAACTTTCATGACTACAAGAGGTGGTCTGTCTAAGGCTCAAAAAGGTTTACATTTGAATGAAGATATTTACGCTGGTATGAACGCTCTATTGCGTGGTGGTCGTATTAAGCATTGTGAATATTATCAATGTGGTAAAGGTAGAGATTTAGGTTTTGGtactattttaaatttcacTACCAAGATTGGTGCTGGTATGGGTGAACAAATGCTTTCCCgtgaatattattacttagGTACTCAGTTGCCAATCGATCGTTTCTTATCTTTCTACTATGCGCATCCTGGTTTCcatttaaacaatttatttattcaattatcTTTACAAATGTTTATGTTGACCTTAGTTAATCTAAACTCTTTGGCTCATGAATccattatttgtatttatgATAGAAATAAGCCTATCAcagatattttatatcCAATTGGTTGTTACAATTTATCTCCTGTTGTTGATTGGGTTAGACGTTATACCTTATCtattttcattgttttCTGGATTGCTTTCGTTCCTATTGTTATTCAAGAATTGATCGAACGTGGTGTTTGGAAAGCAACTGTGAGATTCTGTCGTCACTTATTGTCTTGGGCTCCTgtttttgaagtttttgCTGGTCAAGTTTATTCTTCAGCTATTTTCACTGATTTAACTGTTGGTGGTGCTCGTTATATTTCTACTGGTAGAGGTTTCGCAACAGCTCGTATtccattttcaattttatattcgAGGTTTGCTGGTTCTGCTATCTACTTAGGTGCTAGATCTTTATTCATGTTGTTGTTTAGTACTATCGCACATTGGCAAGCTCCATTATTATGGTTCTGGGCTTCTTTAAGTGCTTTGATGTGGGCTCCATTTGTTTTCAACCCTCATCAATTTGCTTGGGAAGATTTCTTCTTAGATTACAGAGATTTCATTAGATGGTTATCTAGAGGTAACAACCAATACCATAGAAATTCATGGATTGGTTATGTTAGAATGTCAAGATCGCGTGTTACTGGTTTCAAACGCAAGTTAGTTGGTGATGAATCTGAAAAGGCTGCTGGTGATGCTCATAGAGCTCACAGAACAAACTTGATTGCTGGTGAAATTATTCCATCTGCCATTTATTGTGCTGGTTGTTTCATTGCATTTACTTTTATCAATGCTCAAACTGGTGTTAAAACAACTGATGATGACAGAGTAAACTCTGTTGTGCGTATTATCATTTGTACATTGGCTCCTATTGCTGTTAATTTAGGTGTCTTATCCTTCTGTTTAGGTATGTTATGTTGTTCAGGTCCATTGTTTGGTATGTGTTGTAAAAAGACTGGTTCTTCTATGGCTGGCTTTGCACACGGTGTTGCAGTTgttattcatttaattatGTTTATCGTCATGTGGGTATTTGAAGGTTTCCATTTCACAAGAGGTTTACTTGGTACGATCACATgtattcaaattcaaagattGATTTTCATGTGCATGTCTACGTTCTTATTGACTCGTGAATTTAAGAATGATCATTCAAATACAGCTTTCTGGACTGGTAAATGGTACGGTTCCGGTATGGGTTACAGTGCTTGGACTCAACCTTCTAGAGAATTATGTGCTAAGGTCATTGAAATGTCGGAATTTGCTGCTGATTTCGTTTTGGGCCACATTCTTCTATTCTGTCAAGctccattattattaatccCACGTATCGATAGTTTTCATTCCATGATGTTATTCTGGTTAAAACCGTCTCGTCAAATTCGTCCACCAATCTATTCATTAAAGCAAGCTAGGTTACGTAAGCGTATGGTCAAAAAGTACATCTCGTTATTTGTTGCTGTTTTAGTGTTATTCCTAGTTGTTATCATCGCACCTGCTGTTGCATCTAATTACGTTGCCGATGATGTTGCTAGTTCTTTAACTGGTGCTTTCCATAACTTACTACAGCCAAGAAATGTATCGAATAATGACACTGGTTACCAAATGTCGACATACCTGAGTCATTATTACACACACACACCATCTTTAAGAACCTGGTCTACCATTAAATAG
- the POP6 gene encoding ribonuclease P/MRP protein subunit POP6 (similar to Saccharomyces cerevisiae POP6 (YGR030C); ancestral locus Anc_4.169) encodes MTDAQVLFNENSTELALDNHTQTLQYIQDAVIPNMLGPLDVSIDHYLKVNKNNNIKKSVRRTLRSLSDSASTLCIYSYGKHIQKLLSILQITSARLPKGTKLQQWNKLSSFTQIKHKHGNELIDDKITIPIFITVVTTGDAQLDPLYSAKFTKQ; translated from the coding sequence ATGACTGATGCACAGGTCCTGTTCAATGAGAACTCCACAGAGCTCGCTCTCGACAACCACACGCAGACCTTGCAGTACATCCAGGACGCAGTCATCCCCAACATGCTGGGGCCGCTCGACGTCTCCATCGACCACTACTTGAAGGTgaacaagaacaacaaCATAAAGAAAAGCGTCCGCAGGACGCTGCGCTCGCTCAGCGACAGCGCCAGCACGCTCTGCATCTACTCATACGGAAAACATATACAGAAACTGCTCTCCATCCTGCAGATTACGTCTGCAAGGCTCCCAAAGGGAACGAAACTACAGCAATGGAACAAACTGTCGTCATTCACACAGATAAAACACAAGCATGGCAACGAATTGATAGACGACAAGATCACCATCCCGATTTTCATCACTGTGGTCACCACGGGAGACGCACAGTTGGATCCATTGTACTCTGCAAAATTCACAAAGCAATAG
- the VRP1 gene encoding Vrp1p (similar to Saccharomyces cerevisiae VRP1 (YLR337C); ancestral locus Anc_4.168), whose amino-acid sequence MAGPPAPPPPPPPLALGGGSGNAPTPAKSVMQGRDALLGDIRKGTRLKKAQTDDRSAPAVGGGVVANTAPMASAPSIPTGAPAISAPTVPNMGAPQLGDILAGGFPKLKHVNEAPKTPADSAPSIPSGNAHPPPLSAPSIPSGAPPLPSGAPPLPSGAPSLPSARPKMPSGRPKIHTNTPASSVPPAPSIPSMGAPPAPPSMGAPPAPPAPSTTAPPAXXXXXEIQKKRDDRLVVDDASKYSTTTEQTSVGASDGPLVAQNTAPSIPSMTAPSGNSFLDEISSKIGHHNDRAPPAPSAPSIPSMGAPPAPPSMGAPPAPPAPSTTAPPAPPAPPASSMGAPPAPPAPPAASAPPAPPAPPAAPISSTNHKQAAPVSSGPLPFLAEIQKKRDDRFVVDDASKYSTTTEQTSVGASDGPLVAQNTAPSIPSMTAPSGNSFLDEISSKIGHHNDRAPPAPSAPSIPSAPSIPSMGAPPAPPALSMGAPPAPSTGAPPAPPVKAPATPLPVSEVKNNSAAGHHTSGNTESLHGAPHISSSSKNLKHRLFETENSTSTREINKYTNEPEVVVGNYTINGSSQSTGVKLDEGKITIDDKRFRWGSKSQMSKPRVFQGKTKLYPSGKGSSVPLNLSLFQ is encoded by the coding sequence ATGGCCGGACCTCCAGCTCCACCACCCCCTCCTCCTCCACTGGCTCTAGGAGGCGGCAGTGGGAATGCTCCAACCCCAGCTAAATCAGTAATGCAAGGCCGTGACGCTTTGCTAGGTGATATTAGAAAAGGCACAAGACTTAAAAAAGCTCAAACTGACGATAGAAGTGCTCCAGCAGTAGGAGGCGGCGTTGTGGCCAATACTGCGCCAATGGCATCTGCTCCTTCGATTCCTACAGGAGCACCAGCTATTTCAGCTCCCACAGTCCCAAATATGGGTGCTCCACAATTAGGTGATATTCTTGCTGGTGGCTTCCCAAAATTGAAGCATGTTAATGAGGCTCCAAAAACACCGGCAGATTCAGCACCATCTATACCAAGTGGCAATGCACATCCACCGCCACTGAGTGCACCTTCGATACCTTCAGGTGCCCCTCCGCTTCCATCTGGCGCTCCCCCACTTCCATCTGGTGCGCCATCTCTTCCATCAGCAAGACCTAAGATGCCATCAGGAAGACCAAAGATTCACACAAATACACCGGCTTCATCAGTACCGCCAGCACCATCTATACCTTCTATGGGTGCACCACCTGCCCCACCATCTATGGGAGCTCCTCCAGCACCACCTGCTCCATCGACGACTGCTCCACCAGCNNNNNNNNNNNNNNCAGAGATTCAAAAGAAACGTGATGACAGATTAGTAGTAGATGACgcttcaaaatattcaacCACGACAGAGCAAACAAGTGTCGGGGCTTCAGATGGCCCTTTGGTAGCACAGAATACTGCACCATCGATCCCATCCATGACAGCGCCAAGCGGTAATTCGTTCTTGGatgaaatatcatcaaaaaTTGGACATCATAATGATAGGGCTCCGCCTGCACCTTCCGCGCCATCTATACCTTCTATGGGAGCACCACCTGCCCCACCATCTATGGGAGCTCCTCCAGCACCACCTGCTCCATCGACGACTGCTCCACCGGCACCACCTGCTCCACCTGCTTCATCAATGGGAGCTCCTCCAGCGCCACCAGCACCTCCTGCAGCTTCAGCGCCTCCTGCTCCACCTGCACCACCAGCTGCACCAATTTCATCGACTAACCATAAGCAAGCCGCACCGGTATCGTCTGGGCCTCTTCCATTTTTGGCAGAGATTCAAAAGAAACGTGATGACAGATTTGTAGTAGATGACgcttcaaaatattcaacCACGACAGAGCAAACAAGTGTCGGGGCTTCAGATGGCCCTTTGGTAGCACAGAATACTGCACCATCGATCCCATCCATGACAGCGCCAAGCGGTAATTCGTTCTTGGatgaaatatcatcaaaaaTTGGACATCATAATGATAGGGCTCCGCCTGCACCTTCCGCGCCATCTATACCTTCTGCACCATCTATACCTTCTATGGGAGCACCACCTGCCCCACCTGCATTATCCATGGGAGCACCCCCAGCACCATCTACGGGAGCCCCTCCAGCTCCACCTGTAAAAGCTCCTGCAACTCCATTACCGGTATCTGAagtcaaaaataattctgCTGCAGGACATCATACATCGGGAAATACCGAATCATTGCATGGAGCCCCACATATAAGCTCAAGTtccaaaaatttaaagcaTAGACTATTTGAAACAGAAAATTCAACGTCGACACgtgaaataaataagtaTACAAACGAACCAGAGGTAGTGGTAGGAaattatacaataaatGGTTCCAGTCAGAGTACAGGTGTTAAATTAGATGAGGGTAAGATCACAATTGATGACAAACGTTTTAGATGGGGTAGCAAGTCACAAATGTCAAAACCAAGAGTTTTCCAGggtaaaacaaaattatatccAAGTGGTAAAGGAAGTAGTGTACCTTTGAACTTAAGTTTATtccaataa
- the TPHA0K01310 gene encoding 40S ribosomal protein eS25 (similar to Saccharomyces cerevisiae RPS25A (YGR027C) and RPS25B (YLR333C); ancestral locus Anc_4.163), with the protein MPPKQQISKAAKAAAAMAGGKKSKKKWSKKSHKDKAQHAVILDQEKYDRIMKEVPTFRYVSVSVLVERLKLGGSMARVALRDLEAKGIIKPVSKHSKQAIYTRATASE; encoded by the coding sequence atGCCTCCAAAGCAACAAATTTCCAAAGCTGCCAAGGCTGCTGCTGCCATGGCCGGTGGTAAGAAATCTAAGAAGAAGTGGTCCAAGAAGTCCCACAAGGACAAGGCCCAACACGCCGTCATCTTAGACCAAGAAAAATACGACAGAATCATGAAGGAAGTCCCAACTTTCAGATACGTCTCTGTCTCTGTCTTAGTTGAAAGATTAAAGCTTGGTGGTTCCATGGCCAGAGTTGCTTTAAGAGATTTAGAAGCTAAAGGTATTATTAAGCCAGTTTCTAAGCACTCTAAGCAAGCCATTTACACTAGAGCTACTGCTTCTgaataa
- the TPHA0K01320 gene encoding uncharacterized protein (similar to Saccharomyces cerevisiae YGR026W; ancestral locus Anc_4.162) yields MLDPLAKQKLLWTIGHSITVVLGIIFSITYFYHVIHFYKYRQWKWLFLRLNKSYAYIQGNSWTAYFAGMLPNIIYRLSLIGYLTASVVSLNQQYSNSNPTWYDLLSSESFQAVLLAVVWLIGGRKSFYRLCPFMIISYLHLLNRNNEFKGDEKATEKFIMKNCKLLRTIGYIESATVVALVFDTILLKDGTSGFSLVFYIGLFWLRLNFNSYARINALNILEKIKPYLSDNAKKFVDKAESYIFLKIKQDRLRCQNR; encoded by the coding sequence ATGCTGGATCCATTAGCTAAACAGAAACTACTATGGACTATTGGGCATTCGATTACTGTTGTTTTGggaataattttttcaatcaCTTACTTTTATCAtgttattcatttttataaataccGTCAATGGAAATGGCTATTCCTAagattaaataaatcatatGCATACATTCAAGGCAATTCATGGACTGCCTATTTTGCTGGCATGCTTCcaaatatcatatataGACTGTCCTTGATTGGATATCTCACTGCCAGTGTCGTTTCATTGAATCAACAATATTCCAACTCCAATCCAACCTGGTACGACTTATTATCTTCAGAAAGTTTCCAAGCTGTTTTACTAGCTGTGGTATGGTTAATTGGTGGCAGAAAATCATTTTATAGATTGTGCCCATTTATGATCATCAGTTACttacatttattaaatagaaacaatgaatttaaagGTGATGAAAAAGCTACTGAAAAGTTTATTATGAAGAATTGTAAGCTGCTAAGAACGATCGGCTATATTGAATCTGCAACAGTTGTTGCATTAGTGTTCGACACCATTCTGTTGAAAGATGGAACTTCAGGTTTTTCATTAGTATTCTACATTGGACTATTTTGGTTGAGATTGAACTTCAATTCATATGCAAGAATAAATGCCCTTAATATCTTAGAAAAAATCAAACCATACCTGTCAGATAATGCCAAGAAATTTGTTGACAAGGCTGAATCatacatatttttaaagattaAACAAGACAGACTAAGATGTCAAAACAGATAG
- the TPHA0K01330 gene encoding uncharacterized protein (ancestral locus Anc_4.160) yields the protein MFYQCNKNYFIHCYCVTDNYVFLVESPFSNNFNCKLKYFHKEDINKNVLNLQLTRNKASVTFPNEGRNSTVIKSIHLVNVPNLKKGNLEICHFLIINKGNAIQICSLDELILSVAETGVTSDTFQQWEITNVNVSITSIYAQGYKDNTIIVTYCTTMSDIVQFRYDIHKKHFQKIKLSIPLSNIKDQIMDSIINISGIQLGINYPSIENESLWSTLSSSQIMTISSADNTIYVIVNDKLEKLPIKYYTEGVNFDNSNNNDIHDGQLVWSDVVVVKKYTKVTKVYVVANVTNIGVILFKRSKDGFWDKVCTFKKRNAITEREKEEFESNALIDCKIYLRQDLNVITVLSGSESNHLYRWDYNYIDETIIDHQIYEIDHLINDDEDNGGIPSSPVYCISANCKKQIFFYLETTLALII from the coding sequence ATGTTCTACCAGTGCAATAAAAATTACTTCATACATTGTTATTGTGTAACAGAtaattatgtttttttagTTGAATCAcctttttcaaataattttaattgtaaattaaaatattttcataaagaagatattaatAAGAATGTTTTGAACTTACAATTAACGAGAAATAAAGCATCGGTAACGTTTCCAAATGAGGGACGTAATTCGACGGTTATAAAGTCCATTCATTTGGTCAATGTGCCGAACTTGAAGAAAGGTAACTTAGAAATATGCCATTTCTTAATAATCAATAAAGGTAATGCTATTCAAATATGCTCATTAGATGAGTTAATACTGTCAGTTGCAGAAACTGGTGTAACATCCGATACTTTCCAGCAATGGGAAATTACAAATGTCAATGTGTCCATTACCAGCATATATGCTCAAGGATATAAGGACAATACGATTATAGTAACATACTGTACTACAATGTCAGATATTGTACAATTTCGTTATGATATTCATAAGAAACACtttcaaaagataaaattgtCCATACCATTGAGTAATATAAAAGACCAAATAATGGATagtattataaatatttcagGAATCCAGTTAGGGATAAACTATCCCTCTATCGAAAACGAGTCTTTATGGTCTACTTTATCATCAAGTCAAATTATGACAATCTCAAGTGCTGATAACACAATATATGTTATAGTTAATGATAAACTAGAAAAATTGCCAATTAAGTATTATACAGAAGGTGTAAATTTcgataatagtaataataatgatattcaTGACGGCCAACTGGTGTGGTCTGATGTGGTAGTagtgaaaaaatatactaaaGTTACAAAAGTGTATGTGGTGGCCAATGTTACAAATATAGGAGTGAtcttatttaaaagatcAAAAGATGGCTTTTGGGATAAAGTTTGTACATTCAAGAAACGAAATGCAATTACGGAGagagaaaaagaagagTTTGAATCAAATGCATTGATTGACTGCAAAATATACTTAAGACAGGATTTAAATGTGATCACAGTACTCAGTGGAAGTGAATCTAACCATTTATATAGATGGgattataattatatagaCGAAACCATAATTGACCATCAAATTTACGAGATTGATCATCTCataaatgatgatgaagataatggTGGCATTCCATCGTCACCAGTATATTGCATATCTGCAAACTGCAAAAAGcagatttttttttatctaGAAACAACACTTGCGttaattatatag